From the genome of Nocardia sp. NBC_01503, one region includes:
- a CDS encoding acetyl-CoA C-acyltransferase, whose translation MATKGARRAVIVSGVRTPFVRAFSDYTRMDSIDLADTAVRGLLERTGLPKGEVQAIVWGGVILPGAAPNIAREIALDLRLDPGCEGYTVTRACASGLQAVTSAAAAIERGEYDIMIAGGSDSTSNAEVKLPQKVVHAAAPLALGKPKAKDYLTAAAQLAPFIDLVPRRPKIEERTTGEVMGESAEKMARIHGISRAAQDEFAARSHHRAAAAIESGRFDSEVLSVTTPEGKTITRDGLVRPGTSVEKLSTLAPVFAKGGTVTAGNASPLTDGASAVLLMSEEKARALGFEPLAAFRSWSYVSVDPRDQVLIGPAISMPRALDKAGLSLADIDFVDIHEAFAAQTLSVVSALASTDWAKQRLDRDHAVGEIDPATLNIHGGSVSLGHPFGATGARMVTTMANELTRSGKSTALLGICAAGGIGASAVLERV comes from the coding sequence GTGGCTACCAAGGGCGCTCGCCGTGCTGTCATCGTGTCCGGGGTGCGGACCCCGTTCGTCAGGGCATTCTCCGACTACACGCGGATGGACTCCATCGACCTGGCCGATACCGCCGTGCGCGGACTGCTGGAGCGAACGGGACTGCCGAAGGGTGAGGTCCAAGCAATCGTGTGGGGCGGGGTGATCCTGCCCGGTGCCGCACCGAATATCGCGCGCGAGATCGCCCTCGATCTGCGATTGGATCCGGGCTGTGAGGGTTACACCGTCACGCGGGCTTGCGCTTCGGGGCTCCAGGCCGTGACCTCCGCCGCCGCCGCCATCGAGCGCGGTGAGTACGACATCATGATCGCCGGGGGTAGCGACTCCACCAGCAATGCCGAGGTGAAGCTGCCGCAGAAGGTGGTGCATGCCGCCGCGCCGCTGGCACTGGGCAAGCCCAAGGCCAAGGACTACCTCACGGCCGCAGCGCAATTGGCGCCCTTCATCGACCTGGTGCCGCGACGGCCCAAGATCGAAGAGCGCACCACCGGTGAGGTCATGGGCGAATCCGCCGAGAAAATGGCTCGCATCCACGGGATTTCGCGGGCGGCGCAGGACGAGTTCGCGGCACGGTCCCATCATCGGGCGGCCGCGGCCATCGAATCGGGGCGGTTCGACAGCGAAGTGTTGTCGGTGACCACGCCCGAGGGTAAGACCATCACCCGGGACGGCCTGGTCCGGCCGGGCACCAGCGTGGAGAAACTGTCCACGCTCGCACCGGTTTTCGCCAAGGGGGGCACCGTCACCGCGGGCAATGCCAGCCCCCTTACCGACGGTGCCTCGGCCGTCCTGCTCATGAGTGAGGAGAAGGCCCGCGCCCTCGGCTTCGAGCCGCTCGCCGCCTTCCGTTCCTGGAGCTACGTCTCCGTCGACCCGCGCGACCAGGTCCTCATCGGCCCCGCCATCTCCATGCCCCGCGCCCTCGACAAAGCCGGATTGTCCTTGGCGGACATCGATTTCGTCGACATCCACGAAGCCTTCGCCGCCCAAACCCTCTCCGTGGTCTCGGCCCTGGCGAGCACCGACTGGGCCAAACAGCGCCTCGACCGCGACCACGCGGTAGGCGAAATCGACCCCGCCACACTGAATATCCACGGCGGCTCGGTCTCCCTCGGCCACCCGTTCGGCGCGACAGGCGCCCGCATGGTCACCACCATGGCCAATGAACTCACCCGCTCCGGCAAGTCCACCGCGCTGCTCGGCATCTGCGCGGCGGGCGGCATCGGAGCCTCCGCCGTCCTTGAACGCGTCTGA
- the bluB gene encoding 5,6-dimethylbenzimidazole synthase, which produces MSVYDAIRLRRDVRAEFSGEVVDDSTLLRILEAAHRAPSVGNSMPWDFIVIRDPAMLRKFADHVADKRREFGAALPADRSETFNPIKIEGITESGTGIVVTHNQARGGTHVLGRATVPETGIYSTILAIQNLWLAATAEGVGVGWVSFYDTPVLADLLELPDHIKPVAWLCVGPVTEFQQIPDLERLGWRTRRPLEEAIHWDRFSPGNPSE; this is translated from the coding sequence CTGAGCGTCTACGACGCCATCCGTCTGCGCCGCGATGTGCGTGCGGAGTTCTCCGGGGAGGTCGTGGACGACAGCACCCTGTTGCGGATTCTGGAGGCGGCGCATCGCGCGCCGAGCGTCGGCAATTCGATGCCGTGGGATTTCATCGTGATTCGCGATCCGGCGATGCTGCGCAAGTTCGCCGACCACGTCGCGGACAAGCGGCGCGAATTCGGTGCGGCGCTGCCCGCGGATCGCTCGGAGACCTTCAATCCGATCAAGATCGAGGGGATCACCGAATCCGGTACCGGCATCGTGGTCACCCATAATCAGGCGCGCGGCGGCACCCATGTGCTGGGCCGGGCGACCGTCCCCGAAACCGGTATCTACTCAACGATTCTCGCCATCCAGAACCTGTGGTTGGCGGCCACCGCCGAGGGCGTGGGCGTGGGCTGGGTGAGCTTCTACGACACCCCGGTCCTGGCCGATCTGCTCGAATTGCCGGACCACATCAAACCGGTCGCCTGGCTCTGCGTCGGCCCGGTCACCGAATTCCAGCAGATCCCCGACCTGGAACGCCTCGGCTGGCGTACCCGCCGCCCTCTCGAAGAAGCCATCCACTGGGATCGCTTCAGCCCCGGCAACCCCTCCGAGTAG
- a CDS encoding fatty acid desaturase family protein, which yields MAISDVKEYAHLTPEDVEAIGAELDAIRREIESSRGESDARYIRRVIRLQRALEISGRGALFFSLFPPAWIAGTALLGTAKIIENMEIGHNVMHGQWDWMNDPEIHSTSWEWDNAGPSEHWKITHNFLHHKYTNVLGMDDDIGYGLLRVTRDQRWSPFYLGQPIYNLLLQSFFEYGVAIQHLELGKVAKKKWAKDSPEWKQFEADRALVLKKIGKQAGKDYLLFPLLTGPAFFGTLTANLAANVMRNVWTNAIIFCGHFPDGAEKFTKGDVANETQGEWYLRQMLGSANISGGKLLHFMSGNLSHQIEHHLFPDLPSNRLADIAVRVRAMCDKYDLPYTTGSLPVQYFKSWRTIMKLSLPNKYLRRGTDDAPETKSEKAFGGVASIDPTTGRRTGLRTALAQGRKRLSRREPALVG from the coding sequence ATGGCGATCTCGGATGTCAAGGAATACGCACACCTCACCCCGGAGGATGTCGAAGCTATCGGTGCGGAGCTCGACGCCATCCGCCGCGAAATCGAATCCTCCCGGGGCGAAAGCGATGCCCGATACATCCGCCGGGTGATCCGGCTACAGCGCGCCCTCGAAATCAGCGGACGCGGCGCGCTTTTCTTCAGTCTCTTCCCGCCGGCGTGGATCGCGGGCACGGCATTGCTCGGTACGGCCAAGATCATCGAGAATATGGAGATCGGCCATAACGTCATGCACGGCCAATGGGATTGGATGAACGATCCCGAGATCCACTCCACCTCGTGGGAATGGGACAACGCCGGTCCCTCCGAGCACTGGAAGATCACGCACAATTTCCTGCACCACAAGTACACCAATGTGCTCGGCATGGACGACGATATCGGCTACGGCCTGCTGCGCGTCACCCGCGATCAGCGCTGGAGCCCGTTCTATCTCGGCCAGCCCATCTACAACCTGCTGCTGCAGAGCTTCTTCGAATACGGCGTCGCCATCCAGCATTTGGAGCTCGGCAAGGTCGCGAAGAAGAAGTGGGCCAAGGACTCCCCTGAATGGAAGCAGTTCGAGGCCGACCGCGCGCTGGTGCTCAAGAAGATCGGTAAGCAGGCCGGTAAGGATTACCTGCTGTTCCCGCTGCTCACCGGTCCGGCGTTCTTCGGCACGCTGACCGCGAACCTGGCCGCGAATGTCATGCGCAATGTGTGGACCAACGCCATCATCTTCTGCGGTCACTTCCCCGATGGTGCGGAGAAGTTCACCAAGGGTGATGTGGCGAATGAGACGCAGGGCGAGTGGTACCTGCGCCAGATGCTCGGCAGCGCGAACATCTCCGGCGGCAAGCTGCTGCACTTCATGTCCGGCAACCTGAGCCATCAGATCGAGCACCACCTGTTCCCGGATCTGCCCTCCAACCGGTTGGCCGATATCGCGGTGCGGGTGCGCGCCATGTGCGACAAGTACGACCTGCCGTACACCACCGGTTCGCTGCCGGTGCAGTACTTCAAGTCGTGGCGCACCATCATGAAGCTGTCGCTGCCCAACAAGTACCTGCGCCGCGGCACCGACGACGCTCCGGAGACCAAGTCGGAGAAGGCGTTCGGCGGTGTGGCGAGCATCGATCCGACCACGGGTCGCCGCACCGGCCTGCGCACCGCCCTCGCCCAGGGCCGTAAGCGCCTGAGCCGTCGCGAGCCCGCCCTGGTCGGCTGA
- a CDS encoding fatty acid desaturase family protein, with the protein MAITDIKTFAHLTEADIETLGQELDTIRRNVELSLGERDAKYIRRVIRAQRVLEAAGRATLFASRNRWAWLGGTALLSVAKIIENMELGHNISHGQWDWMNDPEIHSTTWEWDMTGASAQWKTAHNYSHHTYTNILDMDEDLGFGILRMTRDEEWKPINLAQPVANLVLAALFEWGIALHDLSAVKEQQGVDPKDWFSEPNKEFWRKAGKQVVKDFVIYPALTGPAWKSTLKANATANLVRNLWAYAVIFCGHFPDGAQKFTEEQFENETQGEWYLRQMLGSANFEAGPAMALMSGNLSFQIEHHLFPDIPSNRYAEVSVKVKELCDKYDLPYTTGSIAKQYLLAFRTIHKLALPDQWLKRTSDDAPETSSERKFAGVTLPPLPSMPSLQDGQEWLAEHNWTGVDPVTGERRGLRSAMQEAKIALKEKARHEKEVLREAKLSLQEKARHEKALLTEKAGRRRSLKDILRRSR; encoded by the coding sequence GTGGCTATCACCGACATCAAGACGTTCGCCCACCTCACCGAGGCGGATATCGAGACCCTGGGTCAGGAGCTCGACACCATTCGCCGCAATGTCGAGCTGTCGCTGGGTGAACGGGATGCGAAGTACATTCGTCGCGTCATCCGCGCCCAGCGGGTGCTGGAGGCGGCGGGCCGCGCCACCCTGTTCGCGAGCCGGAATCGGTGGGCGTGGCTGGGCGGTACCGCGCTGCTGTCGGTGGCCAAGATCATCGAGAATATGGAGCTCGGGCACAACATCAGCCACGGGCAATGGGATTGGATGAACGATCCCGAGATCCACTCCACCACATGGGAGTGGGATATGACGGGTGCGTCGGCGCAGTGGAAGACCGCGCACAACTATTCGCATCACACCTATACGAACATCCTGGATATGGATGAGGATCTGGGCTTCGGCATCCTGCGCATGACGCGCGATGAGGAGTGGAAGCCGATCAATCTCGCTCAGCCGGTGGCGAATCTGGTGTTGGCGGCCCTGTTCGAGTGGGGTATCGCGCTGCATGATCTTTCGGCGGTGAAGGAACAGCAGGGTGTCGATCCCAAGGATTGGTTCTCCGAGCCGAACAAGGAGTTCTGGCGTAAGGCCGGTAAGCAGGTCGTCAAGGATTTCGTGATCTATCCGGCGCTGACCGGTCCGGCGTGGAAGTCCACGCTGAAGGCGAATGCCACCGCGAATCTGGTCCGCAATCTCTGGGCGTACGCGGTGATCTTCTGCGGTCACTTCCCCGATGGCGCACAGAAATTCACCGAGGAGCAGTTCGAGAACGAGACGCAGGGCGAATGGTATCTGCGGCAGATGCTGGGTAGCGCCAATTTCGAGGCGGGCCCGGCGATGGCGTTGATGAGCGGCAATCTCAGCTTCCAGATCGAGCATCACCTGTTCCCGGACATTCCGAGCAATCGGTATGCCGAGGTGTCGGTGAAGGTGAAGGAGCTGTGCGACAAGTACGACCTGCCGTACACCACCGGATCCATTGCCAAGCAATATCTGCTGGCGTTCCGCACCATTCACAAACTGGCGCTGCCGGATCAGTGGCTCAAGCGCACCTCCGATGACGCGCCGGAGACTTCTTCCGAGCGCAAGTTCGCGGGTGTCACGCTGCCGCCGCTGCCGTCCATGCCCTCGCTGCAGGATGGTCAGGAATGGCTGGCCGAGCACAATTGGACGGGTGTGGACCCGGTGACGGGTGAGCGGCGCGGCCTGCGTTCTGCCATGCAGGAGGCCAAGATCGCGCTCAAGGAGAAGGCCCGCCACGAGAAGGAAGTACTGCGCGAGGCGAAGCTGTCGCTGCAGGAAAAGGCAAGGCATGAAAAGGCTTTGCTCACCGAGAAGGCGGGGCGCCGGCGTTCGCTGAAGGATATTCTGCGCCGTAGCCGATAG
- a CDS encoding ferredoxin reductase — protein MASKSGGFSARGLREWLEAPVSEGATAGRTKLNALRGAAARVTTPLLPDDYLHLVNPLWSARELRGRIVEVRKETADSVTLVIKPGWGFDFKFAPGQYIGIGVLVQGRWHWRSYSLTCPPDWTDPEHKSKRLISIAVKAMPEGFLSSHLVNGVAVGSVVRLAAPQGGFVLPEPPPSKVLFLTAGSGITPVMAMLRTMDRRGVVPDVVHVHSARTPEDVMFGNDLRELHDKHPSFTANLHYTGENGKFALSDLDELVPDWRERDTWACGPLGMLDEIEKHWATADIIEKLHVERFEIERSATGEGGTVTFARTGKSVEIDGATTLLQAGEGAGVQMPFGCRMGICQTCVVTITDGHVRDLRNGNERRAGDKVQTCISAAAGDCTLDV, from the coding sequence ATGGCATCGAAGAGTGGCGGATTCTCCGCGCGGGGACTCCGGGAATGGCTGGAGGCTCCGGTCTCCGAGGGCGCGACCGCGGGACGCACGAAGTTGAATGCGCTGCGTGGTGCGGCCGCACGGGTCACCACTCCCCTGCTGCCCGATGACTATCTGCATCTGGTGAATCCGCTGTGGTCCGCGCGGGAACTGCGCGGGCGCATTGTGGAGGTGCGCAAGGAGACCGCGGATTCGGTCACCCTGGTGATCAAGCCGGGCTGGGGTTTCGACTTCAAATTCGCCCCGGGCCAGTACATCGGTATCGGCGTGCTGGTGCAGGGCCGCTGGCATTGGCGCTCGTATTCGCTGACCTGCCCGCCGGATTGGACCGATCCCGAGCATAAGAGCAAGCGGCTCATCTCGATCGCGGTGAAGGCCATGCCGGAGGGGTTCCTCTCCAGCCATCTGGTCAATGGTGTCGCGGTCGGCAGTGTGGTGCGGTTGGCCGCGCCGCAGGGCGGATTCGTACTCCCCGAGCCGCCGCCGTCGAAGGTGCTGTTCCTGACCGCGGGCTCCGGTATAACCCCGGTGATGGCGATGCTGCGCACCATGGATCGGCGCGGTGTGGTCCCGGATGTGGTGCACGTGCACTCCGCGCGCACCCCCGAAGATGTCATGTTCGGCAATGATCTGCGCGAATTGCACGACAAGCACCCGAGTTTCACCGCGAACCTGCACTACACCGGCGAGAACGGCAAGTTCGCGCTGAGCGATCTGGATGAGCTGGTCCCCGACTGGCGCGAGCGCGACACCTGGGCGTGCGGCCCGCTGGGCATGCTCGACGAGATCGAAAAGCATTGGGCGACCGCCGATATCATCGAGAAGCTGCATGTGGAGCGCTTCGAGATCGAGCGTTCGGCCACCGGCGAGGGTGGCACCGTCACCTTCGCGCGCACCGGTAAGTCGGTCGAGATCGACGGTGCCACCACGCTCCTGCAGGCGGGTGAGGGTGCGGGCGTGCAGATGCCGTTCGGCTGCCGTATGGGCATCTGCCAGACCTGTGTGGTGACCATCACCGACGGTCATGTGCGCGATCTGCGCAATGGAAATGAGCGCCGGGCGGGCGACAAGGTGCAGACCTGCATCTCGGCCGCCGCCGGCGATTGCACTCTTGACGTATAA
- a CDS encoding DUF6912 family protein has product MPASSESSGVAKKLRVYVPATVPMLRELVTDREIRAINDTAFAVTPALREAYASGDDEELAEVAMAEAARASLRLLAEDSALDDKDDSDDASPARGPIFRRAVIAADVDGATLRPDLDDAVVRLSAAIPYSAIASVHVDLAEAEPTVAKAVDVIDAADMGDTDAEFVLGDAEDHQLAWYAAQELPFLLDLL; this is encoded by the coding sequence GTGCCTGCGTCCAGTGAGTCGTCCGGCGTGGCGAAGAAGCTACGCGTGTACGTCCCGGCCACCGTGCCGATGCTGCGGGAACTGGTCACCGACCGGGAGATCCGAGCCATCAACGACACCGCGTTCGCCGTCACGCCCGCACTGCGCGAGGCGTACGCCTCCGGGGATGACGAAGAGCTCGCCGAGGTCGCGATGGCGGAGGCGGCGCGGGCGTCGCTGCGGCTGCTGGCCGAGGACTCCGCGCTCGACGACAAGGACGACTCCGACGACGCGAGCCCCGCGCGCGGGCCGATCTTCCGCCGCGCGGTCATCGCCGCCGACGTCGACGGCGCCACGCTGCGCCCCGACCTCGACGACGCGGTGGTGCGGCTCTCCGCCGCCATCCCCTACTCGGCGATCGCCTCGGTGCACGTCGATCTGGCCGAGGCCGAGCCCACGGTGGCGAAGGCCGTGGATGTCATCGACGCCGCCGATATGGGTGATACGGACGCCGAGTTCGTCCTCGGCGATGCCGAAGACCACCAATTGGCCTGGTACGCGGCGCAGGAACTGCCGTTCCTGCTCGACCTCCTCTAG
- a CDS encoding WS/DGAT/MGAT family O-acyltransferase, translating to MITRLTPQDASFYRLESSSNPMHIGSLAILRNAVPAGNSGHAPLDYDSLVHLVESRLPLVPLYRRKVREIPFALGRPVWVDDAHFDITYHIRRSALPEPGTDEQLLDLVARLASRPLDSTRPLWEMYLVEGLSDGRSAVFTKTHSALVDGDSALEIGHVILDTSADPRDVADDAWIAHREPADLELLVGAVLHLATQPREALEVMRHHGAEAFAVVDATGKAVQKMVSMLRAAALGAPDSPLNTRTSRNRRVEVVRTDLEDYRKIRKRFDCSINDVILAVVTGALRNWLLSRGQVLTEADTLRAVVPMSVYADGAELKPAGEVTSVLVDLPVGEPNPVIRMSHIKHATEAHARHQLGVRARTLVHMAGFAPASLHAMSVRSASTFAEHTFNLVITNAPGPQQPMYIGGARMLEMYPVSPLLRNQALSIGLTSYDGRVCYGLTADRDAMADIAVLTASVHESMEEMLGACVQ from the coding sequence GTGATCACCAGACTGACACCGCAGGACGCATCGTTCTACCGGCTCGAATCCAGTAGTAATCCGATGCATATCGGCTCCCTCGCCATCCTGCGCAATGCGGTGCCCGCCGGAAACTCCGGGCACGCACCGCTGGATTACGACAGCCTGGTACACCTCGTCGAATCACGATTGCCGCTGGTACCGCTGTACCGGCGCAAGGTGCGCGAGATCCCGTTCGCGCTGGGCCGGCCGGTCTGGGTGGACGACGCGCATTTCGACATCACCTATCACATCCGCCGGTCCGCCCTGCCCGAACCGGGCACCGATGAACAGCTGCTCGACCTGGTCGCACGGCTGGCGTCGAGACCGCTGGACAGCACTCGGCCACTGTGGGAGATGTACCTCGTCGAGGGGCTCTCGGACGGGCGGTCGGCGGTCTTCACCAAAACGCATTCGGCGCTGGTGGACGGGGATTCCGCACTGGAGATCGGGCATGTGATCCTGGACACCTCGGCCGACCCGCGCGATGTCGCCGACGACGCCTGGATCGCGCATCGTGAACCCGCCGATCTGGAATTGCTGGTCGGGGCGGTCCTGCATCTGGCCACCCAGCCGCGCGAGGCCCTCGAGGTGATGCGCCATCACGGTGCGGAGGCGTTCGCGGTGGTCGACGCCACCGGGAAGGCCGTACAGAAGATGGTGTCCATGCTGCGGGCCGCGGCGCTGGGCGCACCGGACAGTCCGCTCAATACCCGCACCTCACGCAATCGGCGGGTGGAGGTGGTGCGCACCGATCTCGAGGATTACCGCAAGATCCGCAAGCGCTTCGACTGCTCCATCAATGATGTGATCCTGGCCGTGGTCACGGGGGCGCTGCGCAATTGGCTGCTCTCGCGCGGGCAGGTGCTCACCGAGGCCGACACCCTGCGCGCGGTCGTACCCATGTCCGTGTACGCGGACGGCGCGGAGTTGAAACCGGCGGGCGAGGTCACCTCGGTGCTGGTGGATCTGCCGGTGGGCGAACCCAATCCGGTGATCCGGATGTCCCATATCAAGCACGCCACCGAGGCGCACGCACGGCATCAACTGGGGGTGCGGGCGCGCACGCTCGTACATATGGCCGGATTCGCTCCGGCGAGCCTGCATGCCATGAGTGTGCGATCAGCGAGTACCTTTGCCGAGCACACGTTCAATCTGGTGATCACCAATGCGCCGGGTCCGCAGCAGCCGATGTACATCGGCGGAGCGCGGATGCTGGAGATGTACCCGGTGTCGCCGCTGCTGCGCAATCAGGCTTTGAGTATCGGACTCACCTCCTATGACGGGCGGGTCTGCTACGGGCTCACCGCCGATCGCGACGCAATGGCCGATATCGCGGTATTGACCGCTTCGGTGCACGAGTCGATGGAGGAGATGCTCGGTGCCTGCGTCCAGTGA
- the secA gene encoding preprotein translocase subunit SecA encodes MPALTLSRLLRIGEGRTVKRLANLADEVIALDEEFTALSDSELQAKTEEFKERYAEGESLDELLLEAFATAREASWRVLNQKHYKVQIMGGAALHIGNVSEMKTGEGKTLTCVLPAYLNAISGEGVHVVTVNDYLAKRDAEWMGRVHRFLGFDVGVILGGMTPAERRVAYAADITYGTNNEFGFDYLRDNMTHSLDDLVQRGHNFAIVDEVDSILIDEARTPLIISGPADASSKWYAEFARIAPLLKKDLHYEVDIKKRTIGVHEAGVEFVEDQLGIDNLYEAANSPLVSYLNNAIKAKELYTRDKDYIVRDGEVIIVDEFTGRILVGRRYNEGMHQAIEAKEAVEIQPENQTLATITLQNYFRLYDKLSGMTGTAETEAAELHQTYGLGVVPIPTNKAMIRADQSDLIYKTEEAKYAAVADDIVERHEKGQPVLIGTTSVERSEYLSKQLTKRGVPHSVLNAKFHEQEAQIIAEAGRPGAVTVATNMAGRGTDIVLGGNADIIADILLRRQGLDPVETPAEYEAAWLPALERVKEQTEEDAEAVRAAGGLYVLGTERHESRRIDNQLRGRSGRQGDPGESRFYLSLGDELMRRFNGAALESIMTRLNLPDDVPIEAKMVSRAIKSAQTQVEQQNFEIRKNVLKYDEVMNQQRTVIYAERARILNGEDMEGQVQEMITDVITAYVNGATAEGYVEDWDLAKLWTALKTLYPIGIDYKDLTGETADGEVGELSREELLDAVLDDAHASYENREAEIDGLAGEGSMRNLERQILLSVLDRKWREHLYEMDYLKEGIGLRAMAQRDPLVEYQREGFDMFAAMLEGLKEESVGFLFNLQVEVQQPQPTGVSVGAGLQSPVGNRPLPTEEAAPVANGAPAALRAKGIDEPAPRALSYSGPDEGGHRAVHSDAEEYGDGNSDSGTRRERREAARAQGKLDKAPKSKRRR; translated from the coding sequence GTGCCTGCGCTGACGCTTTCGAGGTTGCTACGGATTGGTGAAGGTCGCACGGTCAAGCGGCTTGCGAACCTGGCGGATGAAGTCATCGCCTTGGACGAGGAGTTCACGGCGCTGTCCGACTCCGAGTTGCAAGCCAAGACCGAGGAGTTCAAGGAGCGCTACGCCGAGGGTGAGTCCCTCGACGAGCTGCTCCTGGAGGCCTTCGCGACCGCCCGGGAAGCCTCCTGGCGCGTGCTGAACCAGAAGCATTACAAGGTGCAGATCATGGGTGGCGCCGCCCTGCACATCGGCAATGTCTCGGAGATGAAGACCGGTGAGGGCAAGACCCTGACCTGTGTGCTGCCCGCCTACCTGAACGCCATCAGCGGCGAGGGCGTGCACGTGGTCACCGTCAACGACTACCTCGCCAAGCGCGATGCCGAGTGGATGGGCCGCGTGCACCGGTTCCTCGGTTTCGATGTCGGCGTCATCCTGGGCGGTATGACCCCGGCCGAGCGCCGCGTGGCCTACGCCGCGGATATCACCTACGGCACGAACAACGAGTTCGGCTTCGACTACCTGCGCGACAATATGACGCACTCGCTGGACGATCTGGTGCAGCGCGGGCACAACTTCGCCATCGTCGACGAGGTCGACTCGATTCTGATCGACGAGGCGCGTACGCCGTTGATCATCTCGGGCCCGGCCGATGCCTCCTCGAAGTGGTACGCCGAGTTCGCGCGTATCGCGCCGCTGCTGAAGAAGGACCTGCACTACGAGGTCGACATCAAGAAGCGCACCATCGGTGTGCACGAGGCGGGCGTCGAATTCGTCGAGGATCAGCTCGGTATCGACAACCTGTACGAGGCCGCGAACTCCCCGCTGGTCAGCTACCTGAACAACGCCATCAAGGCGAAGGAGCTGTACACCCGCGACAAGGATTACATCGTCCGTGACGGTGAGGTCATCATTGTCGACGAGTTCACCGGTCGAATCCTGGTGGGCCGCCGCTACAACGAGGGTATGCATCAGGCGATCGAGGCCAAGGAAGCGGTCGAGATCCAGCCGGAGAACCAGACCCTGGCCACCATCACGCTGCAGAACTACTTCCGCCTCTACGACAAGCTGTCCGGTATGACCGGTACCGCCGAGACCGAGGCGGCCGAGCTGCACCAGACCTACGGCCTGGGCGTGGTGCCTATCCCGACCAATAAGGCGATGATCCGCGCCGACCAGTCGGACCTGATCTACAAGACCGAAGAGGCCAAGTACGCCGCGGTCGCCGACGATATCGTCGAGCGGCACGAGAAGGGCCAGCCGGTGCTGATCGGCACCACCTCGGTCGAGCGCTCGGAGTACCTGTCCAAGCAGCTCACCAAGCGCGGTGTCCCGCACTCGGTGCTGAACGCCAAGTTCCACGAGCAGGAAGCCCAGATCATCGCCGAGGCGGGTCGGCCCGGCGCGGTCACCGTCGCCACCAATATGGCCGGTCGTGGTACCGATATCGTGCTCGGCGGCAATGCCGACATCATCGCCGACATTCTGCTGCGCCGGCAGGGCCTGGACCCGGTCGAGACCCCGGCCGAGTACGAGGCGGCCTGGCTGCCCGCACTCGAGCGCGTCAAGGAGCAGACCGAGGAGGACGCCGAGGCGGTGCGTGCGGCCGGTGGCCTGTACGTGCTCGGCACCGAGCGGCACGAATCGCGTCGTATCGACAATCAGCTGCGCGGTCGCTCCGGCCGTCAGGGTGATCCGGGTGAGTCCCGCTTCTACCTGTCGCTGGGCGATGAGCTCATGCGGCGCTTCAACGGCGCGGCGCTCGAGTCGATCATGACCCGCCTGAACCTGCCGGACGATGTGCCGATCGAGGCCAAGATGGTCTCGCGTGCCATCAAGTCCGCGCAGACCCAGGTCGAGCAGCAGAACTTCGAGATCCGCAAGAACGTTCTGAAGTACGACGAGGTGATGAACCAGCAGCGCACGGTCATCTACGCCGAGCGTGCCCGCATCCTCAATGGTGAGGATATGGAGGGTCAGGTCCAGGAGATGATCACCGATGTGATCACCGCCTATGTCAACGGCGCCACCGCCGAGGGCTATGTGGAGGACTGGGATCTGGCCAAGCTGTGGACCGCGTTGAAGACGCTGTACCCCATCGGCATCGACTACAAGGACCTCACCGGCGAGACCGCCGACGGCGAGGTCGGTGAGCTCTCCCGCGAGGAGCTGCTGGACGCCGTTCTCGATGACGCGCACGCCTCCTACGAGAACCGCGAAGCCGAGATCGACGGTCTGGCGGGCGAGGGCAGTATGCGCAACCTCGAGCGCCAGATCCTGCTGTCGGTGCTGGACCGCAAGTGGCGTGAGCACCTCTACGAGATGGATTACCTCAAGGAGGGCATCGGCCTGCGCGCCATGGCCCAGCGCGATCCGCTGGTCGAGTACCAGCGTGAGGGCTTCGATATGTTCGCCGCCATGCTGGAGGGTTTGAAGGAGGAGTCGGTCGGCTTCCTGTTCAACCTCCAGGTCGAGGTGCAGCAGCCGCAGCCCACCGGTGTCTCGGTCGGCGCGGGCCTGCAGTCCCCGGTCGGCAATCGTCCGCTGCCCACCGAGGAGGCCGCCCCGGTCGCCAATGGTGCTCCGGCGGCGTTGCGCGCCAAGGGAATCGACGAGCCCGCGCCGCGCGCGCTGAGCTACTCGGGTCCGGATGAGGGCGGCCACCGTGCCGTGCACTCCGATGCCGAGGAGTACGGCGACGGTAACTCCGACTCCGGCACCCGCCGCGAGCGCCGCGAGGCCGCCCGCGCCCAGGGCAAGCTGGACAAGGCGCCGAAGTCCAAGCGCCGCCGCTGA